AGAATATTTCCTAAGATTCCTTTTCCTTCCGTATATTTTTTAATGTCGCTGATGTCAAGCTGGCCGTTTTGAAATTTAAGAAATAGCTCCTGTGAAGTTTTTAAGCCGAAAAACTTTTGCATCTTATTAATTTCTTCGTCGTTGAAATTAAGTTTAGCATGTCGCATTTTTCGCTGTAGAATTTCTTTTCCTTCTTCTGCCAAATTATTTTTTTCAGAATTCAGAATTCCTTTAATTTTTGATTTCGCCTTGGAAGTAACAACGAAATCCAGCCAGTCGGTTTTTGGTTTTTGGTTTTGCGAAGAAAGAATATCGACCTGATCACCATTCTGTAGCACGTAAGAAATCGGAACCAGTTTCCCGTTAACTTTAGCCCCTAAACATTTCATACCCAGATCGGAATGCACAGAAAATGCAAAATCAAGCGCTGTAGAACCAATCGGCAGAATTTTTATTTCTCCTTTTGGCGTAAAAACGAAAACTTCTTTAGAGTAAAGATTAAGTTTAATATCATCTAAAAGTTCCGTTGTGGTCAAAGATTGCTGATTTTCCAACACTTCCCGAATCTCAGTTACCCAGTTTTCAAAGTTCTTTTCATCTGAGTTTTGCCTGAAACCTTCCTTGTATTTATAATGAGCAGCAACGCCTTTTTCGGCAATATCATCCATTCTCTCTGATCTGATCTGAACTTCGATCCATTTTTTATCTGGTCCTAAAATCGTGAGATGTAAACTTTCGTACCCTGTAGAACGTGGTTGCGAAATCCAGTCGCGCATCCTCTGCGGATTACTGTGATAAAGGTCAGTCACAATAGAATAAATCTTCCAGGCAAGAAATTTTTCGTTTTTGGCGTCGGATTTATAAATAATCCGGATGGCATAGTTATCAAAAACTTCATCGAAAGTCACGCCTTGTTTCAGCATCTTTCTGTAAATGGAAGAAATGGCTTTCGCCCGGCCTTTTATGGAAAAATTGAGACCTTCGTCTTCAAGTTGTTCCGAAACTTCTTTTTTAAATTCTTCAATATAGATTTCCCTGCTTTCTTTGGCCAGTTTCAATTTTTCTGAAATATCGAAATAGACTTCGGGATTATTAAATTTTAACGAAAGGTCTTCCAGCTCTGATTTTATGTTATATAATCCCAAACGATGGGCGAGTGGAGCGTAAATGTAAACCGTTTCCGAGGCGATTTTTTTCTGTTTTTCCGGTGTCATGCTGTCTAGCGTTCGCATGTTATGCAGCCGGTCTGCAATTTTTATTAAAATAACCCGGAAATCTTCAGATAAAGTTAGGAGGAGTTTACGGTAATTTTCAGATTGAATGGAAATGTTTTGATGGTTCATGACCGATATTTTGGTCAAACCATTAACAATATCTGCAATTTTTTTTCCAAAAATTTTATTTAAATCTTCGTAAGTGTAGTCAGAATCTTCAATTACATCATGTAACAGTGCACATGCGATGGAGGTTGCACCCAATCCAATTTCATTGGCAACAATTTTTGCCACTTCGATGGGGTGATAGATATAAGGTTCACCCGTTTTTCTACGCTGATCTTTGTGAGCATCAAGCGCTATATCAAAAGCTTTCCGGATGAGTTTGTTCTGTTCTTCATCCAGATTGCGATAGGTATTGGTAATTAAATCTTTATACCTCGCGAGAATCTCTTTATTTTCCTGTTCTAAATCGTAAACCATTTGCGTGAGCCAATTAAGACACGAAAATAAGAAAAAAACGGCGAATATTTTCCTAAAAAGAGAAATAATAAAGTGCGGATCTTTGTTTTGGTAACACCAGAGATTCGCGGTTTAGGATTTGCCAAACAGAACTTCAGAGTTAATTCCTGTTAATGACTCTCGGTGCTTCATATTTGGAGAGTTATAAATCTCTGATTTTGCGCGTAATGAAACAATTCTTTTTAAATAATGTAGGGATTTGGCATCCCGAAATTTTATGTTTTCAAAGTAATTTTGATGAATAGAATTGTTTTTCGTAAAAACCTCATTTACAATTTCAATTTGTTCGGGAGATTTTACTTTTACGCTGACCACCAAACTCTCATCTTCCAATTTTGTTTTGTCTTTAAAGAATGATTGCCAGATGGAAGTTTTTACTTCTTTGCTAATTTTTTCGTCGTGAAGATAAATTATGTAATCGGAGTCTTGAAAACCTTTACTTTCCAAGTCCTGCGCGATTGCTTTTGATTGACTTTGGTTTTTAAATAAACCGGTGATAATAGATGCCATAGGTTTGTATTTTAAAGTAGTTGTACAAAGTTTACTAAATTTTTGTGAAATAAGCAAGAGAAATGGCAACTACTTATCAGTTCTTTTAAATTGGGTGGTTTTACCGTTAAATTTTTTAACTTTTTAAAAATTATATTTCTTTATATTTGAAAACAAATTTTTTTTATGAAGAAGTTGATTCCCTTTATCCTATTGTTTTCTCAATTATATTTTGCTCAAAATGTGGCTCAAAGTTTAGAAACTGCCACTAAAAAGTTGCTGTCTTCAAGTCCTGCATATTCTTCAAACGTCTCGATTTATGTGGCAGATGAAAATGGAAATTTTGTCTATGAAAATAATGGAAACAAAGGATTGTCTACGGCTTCAACTCAGAAGATTTTTACCGCCGCTGCGGCTTTGGAAACTTTAGGAAAAGACTTTCAATACGTAACAACTGTGAATTTTTCCGGAACACTGTCCGGCGGGAATTTAAACGGTGATTTGTTCATTACTTCCACGGGTGATCCTACTTTGGGGAGTTGGAGATATGAAGGTTATAAGCCGGAAAATTTCAAGCAGAAACTTATTAAATCTTTAAAGGACAGAGGAATTTCTTCAATATCGGGGGATTTAATTATTGACGATTTATATTTTGATTTTCAAACCGTTCCCGGTGGATGGCCGTGGAATGACCTTGGAAACTATTACGGAGCTGGAGTTTGGGGAGTAAATTGGCGAGAGAACCAATTCGATTTGCAGATGGCAAATGGAGATATTAAAAAATCGAATATCGATTTGCCAAATGTGAAATGGGTAAATGAAGTGAGAACCGGCGGAAGTTCTGATCAGAGTCTCATCTTTACCGCACCGCATTCCGATGTGGCGCTTATTAATGGTACTTTGCCTTCAAAAGCAGTAACGGTTTCGGGAGCCACACCTAATCCACCATTAACTTTGGGAGAAGAAATAAAGATATGGCTGAAAGAAGCAGGAATAGAATTCAAGGGGAAAATCACGGCTACTTCTCAGCAGAAAATTGAAGGACAAAAGATCACCTTTTCTCCGAAAAACAATCTCCTTATGGAATATAAATCCCCAACTTTAGATAAGATTGTGTTTTGGTTTATGCGAAAAAGTGTGAATTTATATGGCGAGACTTTAATTAAAACTTTAGGCAAGGAAAAGAAAAATGAAGGGAGTTTTGAAGCAGGAATTTCTTATCTAAAAGAATTCTGGAAGTCCAGAGGAATCAACGCTGCGATGATTAATTTTGCAGATGGAAGCGGATTGTCTCCGCAGAATTATGTCGCCGCCAGAGCCGAAGTTCAATCGCTGTTGTGGAGCCAAAAACAGCCTTGGTTCAAAGAGTTTTTTGAGGGTTTTCCTACCCAGGCAAACGGCATGAAAATGAAGAGTGGCACCATGAAAGACACAAAATCTTTCGCGGGATATCATACGGCAAAAAATGGTAAAAAATATGTTTTTGCGATTATCATCAATAATTATCAGGGGGGAAATATCAGCAATGCTTTATTCGAAGTGTTGAACGAATTAAAATAATTCCGGATTAAACTGTATGAAAAGAAGAAGCGTTTTCTCCAAACTCAATAACTGGATCATTTATTTTTTGCTTACTGCAGCAGTGGCCGGCGTTGTGATAGCCTCGATTGTTTTAATTGATTATTTGCGTAAAGAGGAGATCAAAAGGATTGAACTTTTCGCAACGGCCATGAAATATCAACAGGAAGAAGTGATTAACGATCCTATGACCTGGGATTTAATCCTCCAGATCAACAATACCAATAATACCATTCCGGTTATCGTTACAGACAAAAACAAAAAACCGCTGGGGTACGATTTTCAACGAAATATTCCCGAACATATTCAGAATGATCCAAAAAAAATGCAGGCGCTTCTGAGAAAAATGGAAAATTCTTATAAGCCTATTGAGTTACAAATGCCCGATGACAATAACCAGTATGTTTATTATACCAACTCCAATTTACTTAATAATTTGCGGTATTCGCCCTATATTTTAGGATTGCTGATTCTGGCGTATATTTCCTTTTCATTCTGGTTTCTGCGGACCATTAAAAAGACAGATGAAGGTTATGTTTGGGCCGGGCTGGCAAAAGAAACCGCCCACCAGATCGGAACTCCTTTATCATCAATGATCGGCTGGATCGAAATTCTGCGGATGGAAAATGAAAACAGTGAAGGCGTAAAGGAAATTGAAAATGACATTAACCGCCTCAAAACGATTTCTGAACGTTTTTCGAAAATAGGCTCTGTTCCCGAACTCAATGATTTAAATATCAATGAAACGGTGCAGCAAAATTATGATTACCTTAAATCAAGAATTTCTAAAAAGGTAAAATTTATGTTGGTTTTACCGAAAGAGCAGGTTTTGATTCCGCACAGTAGAATTCTTTTAAGTTGGGTTATTGAAAATATTGTTAAAAATGCTGTAGACGCGATGAAAGGTGAAGGCAGACTTGAAATAGAACTCTACGAAAAGAATAAAAATATTATTATCGATATTAAAGATTCGGGTTCCGGTATGACGAATTATCAAGCACGAAATGCTTTCAAAGCTGGATATTCTACCAAGAAAAGAGGTTGGGGATTAGGTTTGTCTTTGGCGAAACGCGTGATAAAGGAATATCATAAAGGCGATATTAAGATTGCACTTACAGAAGTCGGCGCGGGAACTACTTTTCGTATCTCGATGAGAAGTTCTTAAGATTAGCAGTATTTGATGAGAGTGCTTTGGTTTTTGGGTGAAAATACGGGTTAGTATTTTTAATTATTCTTGATTTTATTGCATAATTTAGTCTTCAATAACTAATAACCAATTGATCATGAAGAATTTAGTCTTTCTTTTTTTGCTCAGCACTTCTTTTACCAACGCCCAAATTTTTGATATTTTAAAAGATAAAGTAAAAGATCAAGCCACACATCTGATAGGTGACAAAGCAATCGGAGCCATAACGACAGAAGCAATTACCACCAATTTTAAAGATTGCAATAAAGTCGACATTAAAAGTCCTGACTTCGGGAAGAATGAAAATTATACCAAGCTTTGTAATGTTGCCTTTTCTCCCTCGGAAGGTTATCTTTTAAAACCTGGCTTTTATACCATTGAACTTAAAAGTTTTTGTTTACACGCGGGAACGTACGCGCCCAGTAAAGGAGATGGCTATTTGTATGCACCGCTGAAAGGTCAGAAAAAAGACCTTGTTGCTTCTTTAATCAAAAACTGGTATCAAAATCAGGATATTCCTCAGGAAAAAGTACAGGCCTTGGTTTGGGGCATTATCGCAAAATCAAGCTTTAAAAATATGAGTCCGGATCTACAGTTAGCTGCCACCAGACTTTTAAGTAAAAGTGAGTTGCTTAGCTTATCAAAAATGGGTTTAGATTTTGTTCCTGCAAGCGTAATGTATAAAGCCAAAAGTAACTTACCACAATCGGTTCAAATGGTTCTGGAGGCAGAAAATAAGATCAGAAGTTTTTTCAGTTCTTCTTCTTCTTCTTCAAGTTATTCAGAGTTTTAAAAATTAGCCTTGTTAACCGGCGTAAATCCTATAACTTCTGAAATTTCTTACGGAACTTGGGGTCTACATCCAAAGGGATATTGGACTTCATACCAACCGCACGGTTACCGACAGATGACCGTGAGAATATATGTTCCAAATACCATGACCTCTGTATCTTATATCCCGTCTGATGATGTCGCAGTCCCTGCAAATACGGGAAGTCAGAGATTAAAGGTTTCAGATGTTCTGAATTGTAACTAGAAATCTACTCAAAAAGCCACTTCAATTAAAGTGGCTTTTAAATAGCAAATAAAGCGGATCTACAACTTATTTTTCAGAATAAAAGATATAATAATTTGCATCAAACTGAACGGGTTGTTCGGAAGAAAGAGTAGCAGTTTGCCACTTTTCTGTCGGACTAATTTCCTGATTTCCATTAATTCTGATTGGTAGTTTTAAGTTTTTTACACCATTGGCATATCGATATTTAAAAATTTTTCCTGTTTGAGAATATTCTAAAGTCGGGATTTGAATGGTTCTTAAGTATTGATCAAAAACAGTGGAAAAATCAATTCCAGATTTTTCGCTGATATAATTCTCAATTTGTTTTGTGGTAACGGTTTTGTGATAAAATTCTTTGTTCAAACCCCTTAGGATCTGTCGAAATTTTTCATCATTATTGATAATCTGGCGGATGGTATGAATCATGTTTGCGCCTTTATAATACATGTCACCGCTTCCTTCGTTTCTCACACCATATTTACCAATAATCGGACTTTTATTTTCAATGTTGTTTCTGATACCAATAACGTATTTTTCAGCTGAATTTTTATCCATGTAATTCTCGGTGAACAATGTTTCGGAATAATTGGTAAAACTTTCATGAATCCACATATCAGCTTGATCCTTCGCGGTAACATTATTGGCAAACCATTCATGACCACTTTCATGGATAATGATGAAATCCCAGTTCAGGCCGACACCTGTTCCGGAAAGATCCCGACCTAAATACCCGTTTTCGAAATTGTTACCGTAAGCCACTGAGCTTTGGTGTTCCATGCCGAGATAAGGACTTTCAACAAGTTTATAAGAATCTTCATAAAAAGGATAAGGCCCAAACCAATATTCAAAAGCTTTGATCATCGGTTTAACTTGCTGAAATTGCTTTTTAGCTTTCTCTAAATTGTAATCTAAAACCCAGTAATCTAAATCCAAGGGTCCTTTTTCACCCTCATATGTTTCTTTAAAATTGACATATTTCCCCACATTAGGAACAATAGAGTAGGCATTAATGGGGTTTTTAACTTCCCAAGTATAGATTTTTTTGTCGTTAATAAAAGCCTCATCGATCAATCGACCGTTTGCGATACCTACTAAATCTTTTGGCGTAATAATTTTCATGATCATTCCATTATCGGGTTCATCACTCCAAATATCTTTAATTGGCAACCAAACCGAGGCGCCAATTCCTTCTTGTGCGACAGACATCCAGGGATTCCCGTTTTTATCTTTCTTGAAAACCCATCCACCATCCCACGGTGCATTCTTAGCAATGATAGGTGTTCCGGAAAACTGAACCGTAAAATGATGAATTTCGCCTTTTTTGTAGGTCCTGTTTGTTTCAATAAAGATGAAATCGCCGTCGCGTTTTGAAGAACACAGTTTTTCGTCAGAATCGACGATATGGTAAGTCATGGGTTGCTGCAAATCAATTTGAAAAACTGGATTTGTGACGTTCTTTGTAATTTCAAAGGTGATTTTATTACTCCCGGAAACCGATTGATCTTCAAACTTTGCCTCCACTGAAATTTCATATTTTTTTACATCCCAAAAATTCCTATAGTTTGTATTGGCTCCTTTCAGGGTGTCGGCTTTTGTAAAAACCTGGGCAGAGTAAAATCCTGAAATTAACAGGAAGGCAGCTATTGTTTTTTTCAT
This DNA window, taken from Kaistella carnis, encodes the following:
- a CDS encoding RelA/SpoT family protein is translated as MVYDLEQENKEILARYKDLITNTYRNLDEEQNKLIRKAFDIALDAHKDQRRKTGEPYIYHPIEVAKIVANEIGLGATSIACALLHDVIEDSDYTYEDLNKIFGKKIADIVNGLTKISVMNHQNISIQSENYRKLLLTLSEDFRVILIKIADRLHNMRTLDSMTPEKQKKIASETVYIYAPLAHRLGLYNIKSELEDLSLKFNNPEVYFDISEKLKLAKESREIYIEEFKKEVSEQLEDEGLNFSIKGRAKAISSIYRKMLKQGVTFDEVFDNYAIRIIYKSDAKNEKFLAWKIYSIVTDLYHSNPQRMRDWISQPRSTGYESLHLTILGPDKKWIEVQIRSERMDDIAEKGVAAHYKYKEGFRQNSDEKNFENWVTEIREVLENQQSLTTTELLDDIKLNLYSKEVFVFTPKGEIKILPIGSTALDFAFSVHSDLGMKCLGAKVNGKLVPISYVLQNGDQVDILSSQNQKPKTDWLDFVVTSKAKSKIKGILNSEKNNLAEEGKEILQRKMRHAKLNFNDEEINKMQKFFGLKTSQELFLKFQNGQLDISDIKKYTEGKGILGNILQRFRKSPLKNDVFTEAPETNLDMIVFGKDEEKLNYTYAKCCTVIPGDRIFGFITISDGIKVHNDGCPNAINLRAQYDYRVLPAKWVNEESFKNRIKIEIEGLDRMGMINDITAVISNNMNMDMKSMSIESNNGIFIGNINLEVRNRTQLDETFKQLKNINGVSRIKRL
- the dacB gene encoding D-alanyl-D-alanine carboxypeptidase/D-alanyl-D-alanine endopeptidase — encoded protein: MKKLIPFILLFSQLYFAQNVAQSLETATKKLLSSSPAYSSNVSIYVADENGNFVYENNGNKGLSTASTQKIFTAAAALETLGKDFQYVTTVNFSGTLSGGNLNGDLFITSTGDPTLGSWRYEGYKPENFKQKLIKSLKDRGISSISGDLIIDDLYFDFQTVPGGWPWNDLGNYYGAGVWGVNWRENQFDLQMANGDIKKSNIDLPNVKWVNEVRTGGSSDQSLIFTAPHSDVALINGTLPSKAVTVSGATPNPPLTLGEEIKIWLKEAGIEFKGKITATSQQKIEGQKITFSPKNNLLMEYKSPTLDKIVFWFMRKSVNLYGETLIKTLGKEKKNEGSFEAGISYLKEFWKSRGINAAMINFADGSGLSPQNYVAARAEVQSLLWSQKQPWFKEFFEGFPTQANGMKMKSGTMKDTKSFAGYHTAKNGKKYVFAIIINNYQGGNISNALFEVLNELK
- a CDS encoding sensor histidine kinase; this translates as MKRRSVFSKLNNWIIYFLLTAAVAGVVIASIVLIDYLRKEEIKRIELFATAMKYQQEEVINDPMTWDLILQINNTNNTIPVIVTDKNKKPLGYDFQRNIPEHIQNDPKKMQALLRKMENSYKPIELQMPDDNNQYVYYTNSNLLNNLRYSPYILGLLILAYISFSFWFLRTIKKTDEGYVWAGLAKETAHQIGTPLSSMIGWIEILRMENENSEGVKEIENDINRLKTISERFSKIGSVPELNDLNINETVQQNYDYLKSRISKKVKFMLVLPKEQVLIPHSRILLSWVIENIVKNAVDAMKGEGRLEIELYEKNKNIIIDIKDSGSGMTNYQARNAFKAGYSTKKRGWGLGLSLAKRVIKEYHKGDIKIALTEVGAGTTFRISMRSS
- a CDS encoding M1 family metallopeptidase; translation: MKKTIAAFLLISGFYSAQVFTKADTLKGANTNYRNFWDVKKYEISVEAKFEDQSVSGSNKITFEITKNVTNPVFQIDLQQPMTYHIVDSDEKLCSSKRDGDFIFIETNRTYKKGEIHHFTVQFSGTPIIAKNAPWDGGWVFKKDKNGNPWMSVAQEGIGASVWLPIKDIWSDEPDNGMIMKIITPKDLVGIANGRLIDEAFINDKKIYTWEVKNPINAYSIVPNVGKYVNFKETYEGEKGPLDLDYWVLDYNLEKAKKQFQQVKPMIKAFEYWFGPYPFYEDSYKLVESPYLGMEHQSSVAYGNNFENGYLGRDLSGTGVGLNWDFIIIHESGHEWFANNVTAKDQADMWIHESFTNYSETLFTENYMDKNSAEKYVIGIRNNIENKSPIIGKYGVRNEGSGDMYYKGANMIHTIRQIINNDEKFRQILRGLNKEFYHKTVTTKQIENYISEKSGIDFSTVFDQYLRTIQIPTLEYSQTGKIFKYRYANGVKNLKLPIRINGNQEISPTEKWQTATLSSEQPVQFDANYYIFYSEK